A portion of the Calothrix sp. 336/3 genome contains these proteins:
- the cobN gene encoding cobaltochelatase subunit CobN, with amino-acid sequence MHRISTSPGGWEPQSGGIFFLEQTPAPLVFLTAADTDIQALAAAVPCLSPTFPQLRVANLLNLQQSISIDTYAEQTLEFTQVIILRLLGGVSYWSYGLEVVQEIVQRRDINLIVMPGDDVLDPELISRSTLPIAIVNQIWRYFNEGGVENFTHGLEFISDRCLATAYNPPAPQRIPRVGIYEWLGDKSRETFPSAIPKCAILFYRSHYLAGNTKVIDSLCQALARKGLEPVPVYVSSLREPDIQDELIALFQPKDSEAISLLLNTTSFSLARLDSETPQLELWEQLNVPVLQVILCGGGLEQWRSQGISPRDVAMNVALPEVDGRIISRAVSFKAVKARNQHLETDVVVYEPVSDRIEFVAQLAKNWICLRHKPPQARRIAMILANYPTRNGRLGNGVGLDTPASCIEILKALQTEGYDVTDIPHTGDELIDILTQGITNDPESKEFRPVLQSLDAATYWQYFNSLPEPVQAGINQRWANYQNTISPDSFAISGIQLGNIFVGIQPSRGYDIDPSLNYHAPDLEPTHEYLAFYYWVRECFAADAVIHVGKHGNLEWLPGKSVALSETCYPEVAFGALPHLYPFIVNDPGEGSQAKRRAQAVIIDHLTPPLTRAELYNSLQDLENLIDEYYEAESLDPSRLPAISDRLQTLIAQENLYQELGIHNQELPLNQLDGYLCELKEAQIRDGLHIFGKCPQDRQLRDLIVAIARQSNPHQIGITKAIAQYFGLDFDPLTADFATSISAKSQEILTKISPCRTLGDAIEILENHAAHLVEQLLTPSPPSFPPSPLQDSLTWIQNRLIPALQGTDQEITNLLRGLAGGYVPSAPAGAPTRGRPEVLPTGKNFYSVDIRALPTETAWDVGRKAAEAVIECYTQEQGEYPKTLSLSVWGTSTMRTGGDDIAEALALIGVQPVWDGVARRVVDFDILPLSYLGRPRVDVTLRISGFFRDAFPNLIDLFDQAVAAVAALDEPPEQNPLAAQVQEEEKFWIQQGISTKEAAARSRYRVFGSKPGAYGAGLQGIIESQNWQDDQDLARAYLNWSSYAYSGKGEAHSAPEAFNQRLSTMQIVLQNQDNREHDLLDSDDYYQFQGGLTAAIRSLQGQNPQTYFGDNSLTTQPKVRQLSAEIARVYRSRVINPKWIAGVMRHGYKGAFEMSATVDFLFAYDATVQCVPDYMYQGVAEAYLFDPAVCEFMQKKNPYALRDIAERLLEACQRGLWQNVNIQTTENLRNLVHQAEADIEEK; translated from the coding sequence ATGCATCGTATTAGTACGTCACCTGGAGGATGGGAACCTCAATCAGGAGGCATATTTTTCTTAGAACAAACTCCAGCCCCCTTAGTGTTTCTAACTGCCGCTGACACAGATATTCAAGCATTAGCAGCAGCGGTTCCTTGTCTCTCCCCAACATTTCCCCAACTGCGAGTTGCTAACCTTTTAAATTTGCAACAATCCATAAGTATAGATACTTATGCCGAGCAAACTTTGGAATTTACCCAGGTAATTATCCTCCGCTTATTGGGGGGAGTTTCCTACTGGAGTTATGGATTAGAAGTCGTTCAGGAAATCGTGCAACGTCGGGATATAAATTTAATTGTAATGCCAGGAGATGACGTACTCGATCCTGAATTAATTTCTCGTTCTACCTTACCTATTGCTATTGTTAACCAAATTTGGCGCTATTTTAACGAAGGAGGGGTAGAAAATTTCACCCACGGCTTGGAATTTATTAGCGATCGCTGTCTAGCTACAGCATACAACCCCCCAGCACCCCAGAGAATTCCCCGTGTTGGAATATATGAGTGGTTGGGGGATAAATCCAGGGAGACTTTCCCATCAGCTATTCCGAAATGCGCCATTCTCTTTTACCGCTCCCACTATCTGGCTGGTAACACTAAAGTTATTGATAGTCTGTGTCAAGCTTTAGCTAGGAAGGGCTTAGAGCCTGTGCCAGTTTATGTTTCGTCACTGCGCGAACCGGATATTCAAGATGAATTAATTGCATTATTTCAACCCAAAGACTCAGAAGCGATTTCCCTGTTACTGAATACAACGAGTTTTTCCCTAGCTCGGTTGGATAGCGAGACACCACAGTTGGAATTATGGGAGCAACTGAATGTACCTGTGTTGCAGGTGATTCTCTGTGGAGGGGGTTTAGAACAGTGGCGATCGCAAGGAATTTCACCCCGTGATGTTGCCATGAATGTGGCTCTGCCAGAAGTCGATGGTAGAATCATCAGCCGTGCAGTCTCTTTCAAAGCGGTAAAAGCTCGTAATCAACACCTGGAAACCGATGTTGTTGTTTATGAACCCGTGAGCGATCGCATCGAATTTGTCGCCCAACTTGCTAAAAATTGGATATGTCTGCGCCATAAACCGCCCCAAGCTAGACGTATCGCCATGATTTTGGCAAATTACCCCACCCGCAACGGACGTTTAGGTAATGGTGTTGGTTTAGACACTCCAGCTAGCTGTATTGAAATCCTCAAAGCTTTACAGACAGAGGGATATGATGTTACAGATATTCCCCATACTGGTGATGAATTAATTGATATACTGACCCAAGGTATCACCAACGACCCGGAAAGCAAAGAATTTCGCCCCGTATTGCAAAGTTTAGACGCTGCCACCTATTGGCAATATTTTAATTCTCTCCCAGAGCCTGTCCAAGCAGGTATCAATCAGAGGTGGGCAAACTATCAAAATACTATTTCTCCGGATTCCTTTGCCATTTCTGGCATCCAACTGGGGAATATTTTTGTGGGAATTCAACCCTCGCGGGGCTATGATATTGACCCTAGTTTGAATTACCATGCGCCAGATTTAGAACCTACCCATGAATATTTAGCCTTTTATTACTGGGTAAGGGAATGCTTTGCAGCAGATGCGGTGATTCATGTTGGCAAACACGGTAATTTGGAATGGTTGCCAGGAAAAAGTGTGGCTCTCTCAGAAACCTGCTACCCGGAAGTTGCTTTCGGTGCATTACCCCATCTCTATCCTTTCATTGTTAACGACCCTGGGGAAGGTTCCCAAGCCAAACGTCGCGCTCAAGCAGTCATTATCGACCATTTGACACCACCCCTAACCCGTGCCGAGCTTTACAATTCCCTGCAAGACCTGGAAAATTTAATTGACGAGTACTACGAAGCCGAAAGTTTAGATCCCTCTCGATTACCAGCCATTAGCGATCGCCTCCAAACTCTGATTGCCCAAGAAAACCTCTATCAGGAATTAGGAATTCACAATCAAGAATTGCCCCTGAACCAATTAGATGGTTATCTCTGCGAACTCAAGGAAGCTCAAATTCGTGATGGTTTGCACATATTTGGTAAATGTCCCCAAGATAGGCAACTGCGGGATTTAATCGTGGCGATCGCTCGTCAATCCAACCCGCACCAAATTGGTATTACCAAGGCGATCGCCCAATATTTTGGCTTAGATTTTGACCCCCTCACCGCCGACTTTGCCACCTCCATCTCTGCAAAAAGTCAAGAAATCCTCACAAAAATCTCCCCCTGCCGTACCCTCGGCGATGCCATAGAAATCCTAGAAAATCACGCCGCCCACCTGGTTGAGCAACTTCTCACCCCTTCCCCTCCTTCCTTTCCTCCCTCCCCCCTCCAAGACTCCCTCACCTGGATTCAGAACCGCCTGATTCCTGCCCTCCAAGGAACCGACCAGGAAATTACTAACCTCCTGCGGGGATTAGCCGGGGGATACGTTCCCAGCGCTCCCGCCGGTGCGCCCACCAGAGGTCGTCCAGAAGTTTTACCAACAGGGAAAAATTTTTACTCCGTAGATATCCGTGCTTTACCCACGGAAACAGCTTGGGATGTGGGCAGAAAGGCAGCAGAAGCAGTAATTGAATGTTATACCCAAGAGCAGGGAGAGTATCCTAAAACGCTTTCACTTTCCGTTTGGGGAACCTCCACCATGCGGACTGGGGGGGATGACATTGCTGAAGCCCTGGCTTTAATTGGTGTGCAACCTGTGTGGGATGGTGTGGCGCGGCGAGTTGTGGATTTTGACATTTTACCCCTGTCCTATCTTGGTCGCCCCCGCGTCGATGTCACCCTGCGTATTTCCGGGTTTTTCCGCGATGCTTTCCCCAACTTGATAGATTTATTTGACCAAGCAGTGGCAGCAGTGGCAGCCCTCGACGAACCACCGGAACAAAACCCCCTCGCTGCCCAGGTACAGGAAGAAGAGAAATTTTGGATACAACAAGGTATCAGTACAAAAGAAGCCGCAGCGCGATCGCGATACCGGGTATTTGGCTCCAAACCCGGAGCCTACGGAGCCGGACTGCAAGGTATAATTGAATCCCAAAATTGGCAAGATGACCAAGACCTTGCCCGCGCCTATCTGAACTGGAGTTCCTACGCCTACAGTGGCAAAGGGGAAGCCCATTCTGCCCCGGAAGCTTTTAACCAACGTCTTAGTACCATGCAAATCGTCCTACAAAACCAGGACAACCGTGAGCATGATTTACTCGATTCCGATGATTATTACCAATTCCAAGGGGGACTCACCGCCGCTATCCGCTCCCTGCAAGGTCAAAATCCCCAAACCTATTTTGGTGATAATTCCCTTACCACCCAACCCAAAGTCCGCCAACTCTCCGCCGAAATCGCCCGCGTCTATCGTTCCCGTGTCATAAATCCCAAATGGATTGCTGGAGTCATGCGCCACGGCTACAAAGGAGCCTTTGAAATGTCAGCAACCGTTGACTTTCTCTTTGCCTATGATGCTACAGTCCAATGTGTACCAGACTATATGTATCAAGGTGTGGCAGAGGCGTATCTTTTTGACCCCGCAGTTTGTGAATTTATGCAAAAGAAAAATCCCTACGCCTTGCGTGATATTGCTGAGAGATTGCTCGAAGCTTGTCAGCGCGGTTTATGGCAGAATGTCAATATACAAACAACCGAAAATTTGCGAAACTTAGTACATCAAGCGGAAGCTGATATTGAAGAAAAGTAA
- a CDS encoding peptidoglycan-binding protein, producing the protein MESLAYFYVAFADVPVDVAPWTMELPSSPSLSTPDWRKLSSRAWGYMLPLALTLSLLTVVNTAFALERGDQGPSVSKLQRQLKNAGFYQAQITKVFDLSTEEAVKRFQKSAGLEVNGVANNTTLDKLARWRSGSTIVSTKQSSQSAADNFNTVANKRRHPSMMKRGDEGEDVRTIQERLRVAGFYYGRSTGIFGPITEESVKRFQQAYNLPVDGIVGPRTVAKLPPVGVGYGDETPSVTKDKDKLRLGDRGEPVRLLQQQLIQAGYLTGEPNGYYGPHTADAIRRFQADNYLAASGVAGPTTRAKLHSAVASSQSDFDVLEIQRRLKERGFYKGPLNGLMAEDTRQAIRQAQQFYGISPKDLKSGTF; encoded by the coding sequence ATGGAAAGCCTTGCGTACTTTTACGTAGCCTTCGCCGACGTTCCCGTTGACGTAGCGCCCTGGACGATGGAACTCCCATCTAGTCCTTCCCTCAGTACCCCAGACTGGCGTAAGTTGTCCAGTCGAGCTTGGGGATATATGTTGCCCCTAGCTTTGACTTTATCTCTGCTCACCGTTGTAAATACTGCCTTTGCCTTGGAGCGTGGTGATCAAGGACCCTCGGTAAGTAAATTACAACGCCAATTAAAAAATGCTGGATTTTATCAAGCTCAGATTACAAAAGTCTTTGATTTATCCACGGAAGAAGCTGTAAAACGGTTCCAGAAATCTGCTGGCTTAGAAGTCAACGGTGTTGCTAATAATACGACTTTGGATAAGTTAGCTCGCTGGCGCTCAGGTTCTACCATAGTATCTACTAAACAATCTTCCCAGTCAGCTGCTGATAATTTTAATACTGTCGCGAATAAGCGCCGTCATCCTAGTATGATGAAGCGTGGTGACGAGGGTGAAGATGTCCGTACCATCCAAGAAAGGTTGAGAGTCGCTGGTTTTTATTACGGTCGTTCCACAGGTATATTTGGTCCAATTACTGAAGAATCTGTGAAACGTTTTCAACAAGCATATAATTTACCAGTAGATGGAATTGTGGGACCTCGAACGGTGGCTAAGTTACCTCCAGTCGGTGTCGGATATGGTGATGAAACTCCCAGTGTTACTAAAGATAAAGATAAACTGCGATTGGGCGATCGCGGCGAACCTGTGAGATTGCTGCAACAACAGTTAATCCAAGCGGGATACCTGACTGGTGAACCCAATGGTTACTACGGTCCCCACACTGCTGATGCAATTCGTCGCTTCCAAGCAGACAACTATTTAGCTGCCAGTGGAGTTGCTGGACCAACAACCAGAGCCAAACTACACAGTGCGGTTGCTTCTTCCCAAAGTGACTTTGATGTTCTCGAAATTCAACGACGACTCAAAGAAAGAGGTTTCTACAAAGGACCCCTCAACGGATTGATGGCAGAAGATACCAGACAAGCAATCCGACAAGCACAGCAATTTTACGGTATTAGTCCCAAAGACTTGAAAAGCGGTACTTTTTAG
- a CDS encoding Fur family transcriptional regulator, protein MTAYTASSLKAELNERGWRLTPQREIILHIFQELPQGEHLSAEDLYHRLETEGEGISLSTIYRTLKLMARMGILRELELGEGHKHYELNQPHPHHHHHLICVRCNATIEFKNDSILKMGMKTAQKEGFHLLDCQMTIHAVCPKCQRALMPL, encoded by the coding sequence ATGACAGCTTATACGGCTAGTTCATTGAAAGCAGAACTCAACGAGCGTGGTTGGCGCTTGACCCCCCAACGCGAAATAATTCTACACATTTTCCAGGAATTACCGCAAGGGGAGCATTTAAGTGCAGAAGATTTGTATCACAGATTAGAGACTGAAGGTGAAGGGATTAGTCTATCAACTATTTATCGCACTTTAAAGTTGATGGCACGGATGGGAATTTTACGGGAACTAGAGTTAGGGGAAGGTCACAAACATTATGAATTAAACCAGCCCCATCCCCATCATCACCATCATTTGATTTGCGTGCGTTGTAATGCCACAATCGAGTTTAAAAATGATTCGATTTTAAAAATGGGTATGAAAACAGCTCAGAAAGAGGGATTTCACCTTTTAGATTGTCAAATGACAATCCATGCTGTTTGTCCTAAATGTCAAAGAGCATTAATGCCACTCTAA
- the sigC gene encoding RNA polymerase sigma factor SigC → MPATSFYADAAYNPQQPNQMFEPDMNVEEPDLSAETLEELEMAVNDPANFAPSPNRRSTDLVRLYLQEIGRVRLLGRDEEVSEAQKVQRHLKMRHVLANAAKQGDEIITPYLRVIEAQERLASELGHRPSLERWARTAGMDVFELKQLLSKGKRRWAETAKITVEELEKIQSDGLQAKEHMIKANLRLVVSVAKKYQNRGLELLDLVQEGTLGLERAVEKFDPTKGYRFSTYAYWWIRQGITRAIATSSRTIRLPVHITEKLNKIKKAQRKIAQEKGRTPTLEDLAVELEMTPAQVREVLLRVPRSVSLETKVGKDKDTELGELLETDGVTPEDMLMRESLQRDLQHLLADLTSRERDVILMRFGLADGHPYSLAEIGRALDLSRERVRQIESKALQKLRQPKRRNLIRDYLESLS, encoded by the coding sequence ATGCCAGCAACATCTTTTTACGCAGATGCCGCCTACAACCCCCAACAACCCAATCAGATGTTTGAACCAGACATGAACGTTGAAGAACCAGACTTGTCTGCGGAAACATTGGAAGAATTGGAGATGGCTGTCAATGATCCTGCGAACTTCGCTCCCAGTCCTAACCGTCGTAGCACAGATTTAGTGCGCTTGTACCTGCAAGAAATTGGTCGGGTACGTTTATTGGGTAGGGATGAGGAAGTTTCCGAAGCTCAAAAAGTACAACGCCACCTGAAAATGCGTCATGTACTTGCAAATGCAGCCAAGCAGGGAGATGAAATTATTACCCCCTATCTGCGAGTTATTGAAGCCCAAGAGCGCTTGGCATCAGAGTTAGGACATCGTCCTTCCTTAGAGCGCTGGGCAAGAACTGCTGGCATGGATGTCTTTGAACTCAAGCAGCTATTAAGTAAAGGTAAGCGACGCTGGGCGGAAACTGCCAAAATCACTGTGGAAGAATTGGAGAAAATCCAAAGCGATGGACTCCAAGCTAAGGAACACATGATTAAGGCTAACCTGCGTTTGGTAGTATCCGTTGCCAAAAAATATCAAAATCGCGGTTTAGAATTATTAGATCTTGTCCAGGAAGGTACCCTGGGTTTAGAGCGAGCTGTGGAAAAATTTGACCCCACCAAGGGTTATCGCTTTAGTACCTATGCTTACTGGTGGATTCGTCAGGGGATTACACGGGCGATCGCTACCTCTAGTCGCACCATTCGTCTCCCTGTCCACATCACCGAGAAACTCAACAAAATTAAGAAAGCTCAACGCAAAATCGCCCAAGAAAAGGGTCGGACTCCTACCCTGGAAGATTTAGCTGTGGAATTAGAAATGACACCTGCCCAAGTGCGGGAAGTCTTGTTGCGTGTGCCTCGCTCCGTATCTCTCGAAACAAAAGTAGGTAAAGATAAAGACACAGAACTCGGTGAACTCCTAGAAACCGATGGTGTAACACCAGAAGATATGTTGATGCGGGAATCCCTGCAAAGAGATTTACAACATCTGTTAGCTGACTTAACTAGTCGGGAAAGAGATGTGATTTTGATGCGCTTTGGTTTGGCTGACGGTCATCCCTACTCCCTAGCAGAAATTGGACGCGCTTTGGATCTATCACGGGAAAGAGTTAGACAAATCGAATCCAAAGCTTTACAAAAACTACGTCAACCCAAGCGACGCAACCTAATTCGTGACTATTTGGAATCCCTCAGTTAG
- a CDS encoding DUF4090 family protein — protein sequence MTDINQETKGADAIDQAIAQGIDFDGTPIPSEKLELYHKVMGLEANRQRSGVSNTMRSRIVRIGAKHIPQGELDQMLASAGFAPLKEKEIAFFYGGK from the coding sequence ATGACTGATATCAATCAAGAGACTAAAGGTGCTGATGCGATTGATCAGGCGATCGCCCAGGGGATAGATTTTGATGGTACGCCTATACCATCGGAGAAACTGGAACTATATCACAAGGTCATGGGATTGGAGGCAAATAGACAACGGAGCGGTGTTTCAAACACTATGCGATCGCGGATTGTCAGAATTGGAGCTAAACATATTCCCCAAGGTGAACTAGACCAAATGTTGGCAAGTGCTGGCTTTGCACCTTTAAAAGAGAAGGAAATCGCTTTCTTTTACGGTGGTAAGTAG
- a CDS encoding WecB/TagA/CpsF family glycosyltransferase: protein MSKSPEVFSVLGLPIHVMTNYPNWLLERLQQGVGAHVVTLNAEMTMQAEQDHCLAEIIQNADLVIPDGAGVVLYLRWLRQRKVERSPGIELAENLLQNLATNDNNYPVFFYGGAPGVAAEAARFWQTQLPNLTIAGTHSGFHTPEEEQALLQNLAKIQPQVIFVGLGVPRQELWIARNRHLCPNAIWVGVGGSFDIWSGSKTRAPSWLGDNNLEWLYRLYREPWRWRRMLALPKFALKSLIYGLTVKDIVTQGSP, encoded by the coding sequence ATGTCTAAATCGCCGGAAGTATTTTCAGTCTTAGGGCTGCCAATACACGTCATGACTAACTACCCTAATTGGCTACTAGAGCGTTTACAACAAGGTGTTGGCGCTCATGTGGTGACTTTGAATGCTGAAATGACTATGCAGGCAGAGCAAGACCATTGCCTTGCCGAAATTATTCAAAATGCAGACCTGGTGATTCCTGATGGTGCCGGAGTCGTTTTATACTTGCGTTGGTTGCGTCAGCGAAAAGTAGAACGTAGTCCAGGTATTGAATTAGCAGAAAATCTTCTGCAAAACTTAGCAACAAACGATAATAATTATCCAGTCTTCTTCTATGGTGGAGCGCCGGGAGTTGCAGCCGAAGCCGCACGGTTTTGGCAAACCCAACTACCAAATTTAACCATAGCTGGTACTCATTCTGGTTTTCATACTCCAGAGGAAGAACAAGCATTACTGCAAAATCTCGCCAAAATTCAACCACAGGTGATTTTTGTAGGTTTAGGTGTGCCACGTCAAGAGTTATGGATTGCTCGCAACCGTCATTTATGTCCTAATGCTATCTGGGTTGGAGTCGGTGGCAGTTTTGATATTTGGTCGGGTTCTAAAACTCGTGCCCCTTCCTGGTTGGGAGACAATAATTTGGAATGGTTATACAGATTATATAGAGAGCCTTGGCGTTGGCGCAGAATGTTGGCTTTACCAAAATTTGCTCTCAAGTCTCTGATTTATGGCTTAACGGTTAAAGATATAGTTACCCAAGGTTCTCCCTAG
- a CDS encoding response regulator transcription factor has protein sequence MSKIRVVLIEDHDLTRVGIRTALQQREEIEVIGEAANASDGMKLLKNNLPDIAIIDIGLPDKDGIELTREIKSATTEESGIKVLILTLRDNKEAVLAAFAAGADSYCMKDIKFDNLLEAVRVTHNGNAWIDPAIARIVLQQAQQNPAKPDTTSNPEVKTPATTSIDSLHSEEIIDPYTLTERELEVLQLIVEGCSNAVIAERLYITVGTVKTHVRNILNKLCADDRTQAAVRALRSGLVG, from the coding sequence ATGAGTAAAATTCGTGTGGTTTTGATTGAAGATCATGACCTGACCCGTGTGGGTATTCGTACAGCTCTCCAGCAAAGGGAGGAAATAGAGGTAATTGGAGAAGCTGCGAATGCTAGTGATGGGATGAAATTGCTAAAAAACAACCTACCAGACATTGCGATTATAGATATTGGCTTACCAGATAAGGATGGAATTGAGTTAACTAGAGAGATAAAATCTGCAACTACGGAAGAGTCGGGAATTAAAGTGCTGATTTTAACCCTACGAGATAATAAAGAGGCAGTACTCGCTGCTTTTGCTGCTGGGGCTGATTCTTATTGTATGAAAGATATTAAATTTGATAATTTACTTGAGGCTGTACGTGTCACCCATAATGGCAATGCTTGGATCGATCCGGCGATCGCCCGCATTGTCTTACAACAAGCACAACAAAATCCAGCGAAACCAGATACTACTTCCAACCCTGAAGTCAAAACTCCTGCTACCACCAGTATTGATAGCTTGCATAGCGAGGAAATTATTGACCCCTACACCTTGACAGAAAGGGAATTAGAAGTCTTACAACTGATTGTAGAAGGTTGTAGTAATGCTGTGATTGCCGAAAGACTTTACATCACCGTTGGTACAGTCAAGACTCATGTACGTAATATTTTAAACAAACTCTGTGCTGATGACCGCACCCAGGCAGCTGTTCGTGCTTTACGTTCTGGGTTGGTAGGGTAA
- a CDS encoding lysylphosphatidylglycerol synthase domain-containing protein, with the protein MKQSLRWLILGGTLFFLATAVKQHWQEVAAIRIDILGWVILIIATGVTLLAHTWAGWVWTWVLKELNQSVNTPEFIQVYLKTNIAKYVPGNIWHHYGRIVAARNANISIGIATISVLIEPLLMAAAALILVILLGNNLTHLNNSILTRILQITGLIVILGVIHPRFFNPIISWLQSWKSRKSVNQNIETVSLGRYPLIPLVGELAFILLRSIGFILTFTALTPIKISDIPILLGAFSFSWLLGFIVPGAPGGLGVFEATAIALLQNHFSAGIIISATGLYRLVSILSESLGASVAWLDARLFSTN; encoded by the coding sequence ATGAAACAAAGTTTACGCTGGCTAATTTTGGGGGGAACGCTGTTTTTTCTAGCTACAGCTGTTAAGCAACACTGGCAAGAAGTCGCAGCGATACGCATAGATATCCTCGGATGGGTAATTTTAATTATTGCTACTGGTGTGACATTATTAGCACATACTTGGGCAGGTTGGGTATGGACTTGGGTTCTCAAAGAATTAAATCAATCTGTCAACACCCCAGAGTTTATCCAAGTTTATCTAAAAACGAATATTGCTAAGTATGTACCTGGAAATATTTGGCATCATTATGGGCGAATTGTTGCGGCTAGAAATGCTAATATTTCCATAGGGATAGCCACTATTAGTGTATTAATTGAACCTTTATTAATGGCGGCAGCGGCATTAATTTTAGTTATCTTATTAGGGAATAATCTTACTCATCTCAATAATTCTATTTTGACTCGGATTCTGCAAATTACAGGTTTGATTGTGATTCTGGGTGTAATTCACCCTAGATTCTTCAACCCCATCATTAGTTGGTTGCAAAGTTGGAAGTCAAGAAAATCCGTTAACCAGAATATTGAGACTGTCAGTTTGGGACGTTATCCTCTAATTCCCTTGGTGGGAGAATTGGCTTTTATCCTCCTGCGTAGTATTGGATTTATTCTCACATTCACTGCACTGACACCTATCAAAATTAGTGATATTCCTATTTTACTGGGAGCGTTTAGTTTTTCCTGGTTGTTGGGATTTATTGTTCCAGGAGCACCTGGAGGGTTAGGAGTATTTGAAGCTACGGCGATCGCTCTCTTGCAAAATCATTTTTCTGCGGGAATTATTATTAGTGCAACTGGTTTATATCGTCTTGTCAGTATCCTCTCTGAATCTCTGGGAGCTAGTGTTGCTTGGTTAGACGCACGCTTATTTTCTACTAACTAA